CACGGACTTCGAGGTGTGCCCAGTGATGGAGTTCAACAAGATCATTGGCAAGCGCATCGAGAAGGGCCGGAGGCGCAAGGGCTTGCTGCAGCACGAGCTCGCAGCTGCAGTCGGCCGGTCCGAGTCGTGGGTGGGCCAGGTCCAGCACCGCGAGACCCTTCGCCGCGTCACCGAGCTGCACCACGGCCTGCGGACCCACAAGACCGCGGGGACGCGGAGCCTTGGTGAACACGTGATCGATACCCGAAGCCTGCTCAAGACCACCGGGAGTGTCGCATGAGCCGCCGTACAGGCCTGATCCTCGACTTCGGCGGAGTCCTGACCACAAGCGTGCCCGCCTGCGCGGTGGGCTTCGACCGCCGGGCCGGCCTGCCCGAGGGGATGTTCTTGTCCGTCATCGCCAAGAACCCCGAAGGCGCCGCCCTCTACGCGGACCTGGAGCGAGGGACGATCACCCAGGCCGAGTGGAACGAGCGTACGGGCGCCCTGCTCGGCATCGACGGCACCAACCTGCTCGGCCGGGTCCTCCTGGACCTGCACCCCGAGCCGTCGGTCATCGCCGCAGCGCAGGCCGCTCGTGCGCAGGGCGTGAGGGTCGGGATCTTCTCCAACAGTCTCGGCAGCGAGCCGCACGACGTCTACGCCGGTTACGACTTCGACCGGCTCTATGACACTGTGCTGATCTCCGAGCACTACAAGCTGCGCAAACCCGACGCCGAGATCTACACGATCATGCTCGGTCTCATGGAACTGCCCGGCGAGGCATGCGTCTTCGTGGACGACACCGCCCGCAACCTCCCGCCCGCCGAAGACCTCGGAATCGCCACCATCCTCGCCAAGGAGCCGGCAGACACGATCGCGCAGATGGAAGCCATTCTCGGCATGCCGCTAACCGCTCGACGCTGAAGCGGAAAACCGCCCTGCCGGTCAGGCCGGCCGTGACTGCCGTCCGCCGTGGGGCCCACCGGGTCGGCGCTCGTCCGGGGCAGCGCTCGGTTCGGGTCCACACGCGCTTCGACGGCAGTTGGCACCCAGCCGGAGAGCCACGGAAACCAAACAATGACTACCTGCGGGCGGGCGGGCCGGCCTTCACCAGCTGCCCGGCTCCAGTACCAGCCGCCCGGCCTTGCGGTACTCGCGCCGGGCGCCGGAGAGCAGGTCGGCGCCGGTGACCGGGGAGCCGCGGCCGGCCGCGGCATAGGCGGCGGTGACCGCGGCGCTCCGGATCGAGCCGCCGGCCAGTTCGAACTCGGCGGCGCAGGGCTCCGGGTCAAGGCCCTCCGCGCACGGCACGTGGGCCAGGCTGTGCCGCCACAGCGCGAGCCGCTGCTCGGCGTCGGGGAAGGGGAAGTCGACCACCAGGTCCAGCCGCCGGGTGAACGCGTCGTCGATGTTGGCGCGCAGATTGGTGGTCAGCAGGACGATGCCGTCGAAGGACTCCAGCCGCTGGAGCAGGTAGGCGCTCTCCAGGTTGGCGTAGCGGTCGTGGGAGTCCTTGACCGCCGAGCGCTTGCCGAAGACCGCGTCGGCCTCGTCGAAGAGCAGCACCGCGTCGGTGCGGTCGGCCTCGGTGAAGATCCGTTCCAGGTTCTTCTCGGTCTCCCCGACGTACTTGTCGACGACCGAGGAGAGTTGGACGACGTAGAGGTCCAGGCCGAGCTCGGCGGCGACCACCTCGGCGGACAGCGTCTTGCCGGTGCCGGACTCGCCGGCGAACAGCGCCAGCGTGCCCCGGCCGCGACCGCCGCCCGCGCTGAGCCGCCACTCGCCGAGCACCCGCTCCCGGTGCCGGGCCCGCAGCACCAGCTCGTGCAGCTGCGCCAGCGGCGCCTCGGGCAGGACCAGGTCGCCCCAGCCGACGGCGGGCCGGATCCGGCGGGCGTGCCGTTCCAGCCCGGAGGCGGACTGCTGCCGGGCGGCGAGCCGCAGGTGGTCGGCGGAGAGCGGGGCGCCGTCGAAGGCCGCCAGGTCCAGGGCGGCCCCGGCCGCGCGGCGGATCCGCTCCGCGCCGAGCCGGTAGGGCGCGACCGCCTGCGCCAGGTCGAACCCGGGTTCCCCGGCGGCGGCGAAGGCGTCCGACCACAGGTCCACCCCGCCCGAGCGCTGCCGGGGAGCGTCGAGCACCAGCACCTCGCGGTCGCACCACTGCGGGTCGTACGGATGCGGACCGGTCAGCAGCACCGGCACCGTACTCCCGGCCAACTCCCGCACCAGCGGCCCGGCCTGTTCCGGCAGCGGGGAGACGACGATGGCGCAGCCGCGCAGCCGCGCCTCGCGGAGCAGCTCCGGCAGCGGCTCCGGGCCGCCGTCCCCGGCGCTCAGGTGCAGCGCCGCGAGGCCGGCCGCGGACAGCGCCGCGGCGGCGCAGGCCAGGCCGTCCCCCTCGCGCTGTTCCCGCAGGTACACCGTCGCCGGTCCGGCGGCCAGCCGCTTCGCCAGCTTGGCGGTCAGCGGATCGGGGCCGGCGTCCGCTGCCGCTCCCGCCCGCGCGGCCCGCACCGCCGGCACCGCCGGCACGGCCTGCTCGGGCAGCAGCCGAGCGTGTCCGGCGAGCGCCGCGTCCGGGGCGTCGTCGCCGAGCAGGAACGCGGTGACCCGGTCGGGCACCTGCAAGGAGCGGCTGAGGAAGGGGCGTTCGGTCTCCGCGAGCGCCAGCAGCCCCAGTGCGGCCAGCGGCGCCCCCGGATGGAACCGCGCGCGTCCCACGGCCGAGTGCGCGGGCAGCCCGCACAGGTCGAGCGCCAGCCCGACGGTCGCGCGGCGGCGGCCGACGTCGTCGTTGAGGTAGCCGTAGAGCGGCTCGAAGCTCCGGTCCAGGTCGGGTGCGAGCGCCAGCAGCAGGATCCGGGCGTCCAGCGTGCTCAGCCCCAGCCGCTCGGCGAGCTCCAGCAACCGGTCGCCGTCGGTTCCCGTTCCGGTCCAGGTCTCCGGCTCGACGGCCTCCTCGGCGGCGGGCCGGAGCAGGTGTCCGACCGCCTCCTCGGAGAGGTAGAGGCCGCGCAGCGGGTCGGCGGCGGTCGGGTCGACGGCGCTGCGCCGCTCGACCAGGAGGGCGACCCGCTCCCGCAGCCGGGCCAGTCGGTCCAGCAGCGGCGCCGCCGTGGGGTGCTCGCTCACTGGGACCGGGCCCCCGGGGCGCGGCGGACCGCGTTGCGGCTGAAGTGCCGGGGCTGGTGCCGGCGTTCGGCCGAGTCCTCCAGGGTCCCGTCGACGCCCCTGACCCGCACCGCCGCGCCCTCGGTGACCGGCGGCCCGGCGTCGTACTCGGGGTAGGCCGGGAAGGGGGCGGTGATCACCACGTCCAGCGAGGGCTTGAGTTCGCCGCCGAGGGCGGACCAGATGTCGGCCAGGGACCGCGACTCGGCCGGCGGTCCGGCGACGGTGATCGGCACGGCCAGGCCGAGGTCGGCGAGCGCCCCGGTCAGTGCAGCGGGCGGCAGGACCTCCTGCGGCAGCAGGGTGGCCAGGACCGCGGACAGCAGCCGGTGCTCGTCCTCGGGCCGCTTGGTCCAGGCGGTGATCAGGTAGGAGAGCCGGAACCAGCGCGGGGGCTGGCGCCTGCTGACCACGAACCCGCGCTCGTCGCGGACCGCCACCGCTCCGCGCTCGCGCCGGTTGGCGTCCTCGCGGATGTCGTAGAGGTAGGCGTCGAGGGTCGGCGCGTTGCGCCGGGCCGCCCAGTCCCGGGTGGGGGCGTCGAAGGCGATCTCGACGCCGGTCCCGGCCAGCGCGCCGCCGCGCAGCATTCCCCGGAGAACCTCGTCCACCTCATGGATCACCTGTGCCACTCCTGCCTTTCGCCGCTGCTGACGATCCTGCCGCCCCCGGGTGCGTCCGCGCGGGCACGGTGGCGCGTCTCGGGGGCAGGTCCGCCTGCCCCCGAGGACCGGCGGGCCGGGCCGGGACCGGCGCGGACCTCAGATGTGTCCCTCACGCAGGGCGTAGGCCACCGCGTGGGCCCGGTTGCGCAGCTGCAGCCGGGTGGTGAGTCCGTGCATCACGTTCTTGACGGTGCGTTCGGAGTACGACAGTTTGCCGGCGATCTCGCCGGTGTCCAGTCCCTCGGCCACCAGCCGCAGCACGTCGACCTCGCGCGGCGCGAGCCCGGCGGAGGGGATGCCCCCGGGATGCGCGGCCGAGCTCCGCTGCAGGGTGCCCACCTGGGTGATCAGCCGCCCCAGCAGGTCGCCGGGCAGGTCGCCGTCGCCGCGCGAGGCGGCGAGCACGGCCTGGACCAGCCGGTGCCCGGTGGCCTCGTGCCGCCAGACGATGGCCCCGACCCCGCACTCGATCACGTCGAGCAGGTCGGCCTCGCGGATCGACCGGACGACCAGGACGGCGCGCGCGCCGTCGGTCCGCACCAGCCGGCGCAGCCGGGACATGGTCGGCTGGTCCAGTGCGTCGGCCAGCAGGACGGCGACCCGTCCGGGCCGCTCGCTGGCCTGTTCGACCAGCTCTATCGCGGGTTCCTGGCGCAGTTGGCTGGTGACCCCGGCGAGGGAGATCGGATCCGGCGCGTGCACCGCGACCGGGATCCGGCTCAGCGCGCCCGCCGGTTCGAAGGACGTGTGCAAGCGCTTCTCCTCCGTGCGTGCCCCGGCCGCCGCACGCGGCTCGGGAGAGGTCGCCGGACAGCCGGCTGCGGAAGCAGGACCTCCGCTCCATCGTGCTGTGCCCGGTGCGGCATCCGCAATCGTGGTCACCCACGAGATGCACCACGAGCCGCAGCGCGGGCGGAACCACGAGATCCGCTCCGGTCCAGCGCTGCGGGGAGGCCGGTGCGGCGGCGGATGCCCAGCTTCCGGTAGGCGTTGGTCAGGTGGGTCTCCACCGTGCGCAGGGCGAGTTGCAGCAGTTCGGCGATCTCGGCGTTGGTCCGTCCCTCGGCCGCGAGGGCGGCGATCCGGTACTCGCTGTCGGTGAGTTCGGCCGGGCCGGCGTGCCCGGCGCCGGTGCGCCGGG
The Streptacidiphilus albus JL83 genome window above contains:
- a CDS encoding helix-turn-helix domain-containing protein translates to MEFNKIIGKRIEKGRRRKGLLQHELAAAVGRSESWVGQVQHRETLRRVTELHHGLRTHKTAGTRSLGEHVIDTRSLLKTTGSVA
- a CDS encoding HAD-IA family hydrolase, with the translated sequence MSRRTGLILDFGGVLTTSVPACAVGFDRRAGLPEGMFLSVIAKNPEGAALYADLERGTITQAEWNERTGALLGIDGTNLLGRVLLDLHPEPSVIAAAQAARAQGVRVGIFSNSLGSEPHDVYAGYDFDRLYDTVLISEHYKLRKPDAEIYTIMLGLMELPGEACVFVDDTARNLPPAEDLGIATILAKEPADTIAQMEAILGMPLTARR
- a CDS encoding ATP-binding protein produces the protein MSEHPTAAPLLDRLARLRERVALLVERRSAVDPTAADPLRGLYLSEEAVGHLLRPAAEEAVEPETWTGTGTDGDRLLELAERLGLSTLDARILLLALAPDLDRSFEPLYGYLNDDVGRRRATVGLALDLCGLPAHSAVGRARFHPGAPLAALGLLALAETERPFLSRSLQVPDRVTAFLLGDDAPDAALAGHARLLPEQAVPAVPAVRAARAGAAADAGPDPLTAKLAKRLAAGPATVYLREQREGDGLACAAAALSAAGLAALHLSAGDGGPEPLPELLREARLRGCAIVVSPLPEQAGPLVRELAGSTVPVLLTGPHPYDPQWCDREVLVLDAPRQRSGGVDLWSDAFAAAGEPGFDLAQAVAPYRLGAERIRRAAGAALDLAAFDGAPLSADHLRLAARQQSASGLERHARRIRPAVGWGDLVLPEAPLAQLHELVLRARHRERVLGEWRLSAGGGRGRGTLALFAGESGTGKTLSAEVVAAELGLDLYVVQLSSVVDKYVGETEKNLERIFTEADRTDAVLLFDEADAVFGKRSAVKDSHDRYANLESAYLLQRLESFDGIVLLTTNLRANIDDAFTRRLDLVVDFPFPDAEQRLALWRHSLAHVPCAEGLDPEPCAAEFELAGGSIRSAAVTAAYAAAGRGSPVTGADLLSGARREYRKAGRLVLEPGSW
- a CDS encoding DUF4255 domain-containing protein codes for the protein MIHEVDEVLRGMLRGGALAGTGVEIAFDAPTRDWAARRNAPTLDAYLYDIREDANRRERGAVAVRDERGFVVSRRQPPRWFRLSYLITAWTKRPEDEHRLLSAVLATLLPQEVLPPAALTGALADLGLAVPITVAGPPAESRSLADIWSALGGELKPSLDVVITAPFPAYPEYDAGPPVTEGAAVRVRGVDGTLEDSAERRHQPRHFSRNAVRRAPGARSQ
- a CDS encoding helix-turn-helix transcriptional regulator; the protein is MHTSFEPAGALSRIPVAVHAPDPISLAGVTSQLRQEPAIELVEQASERPGRVAVLLADALDQPTMSRLRRLVRTDGARAVLVVRSIREADLLDVIECGVGAIVWRHEATGHRLVQAVLAASRGDGDLPGDLLGRLITQVGTLQRSSAAHPGGIPSAGLAPREVDVLRLVAEGLDTGEIAGKLSYSERTVKNVMHGLTTRLQLRNRAHAVAYALREGHI